Proteins from one Escherichia coli genomic window:
- the ada gene encoding bifunctional DNA-binding transcriptional regulator/O6-methylguanine-DNA methyltransferase Ada, with the protein MKNATCLTDDQRWQSVLARDPNADGEFVFAVRTTGIFCRPSCRARHALRENVSFYVNASEALTAGFRPCKRCQPDKANPRQHRLDKITHACRLLEQETPVTLEALADQVAMSPFHLHRLFKATTGMTPKAWQQAWRARRLRESLAKGESVTTSILNAGFPDSSSYYRKADETLGMTAKQFRHGGENLAVRYALADCELGRCLVAESERGICAILLGDDDATLISELQQMFPAADNAPADLTFQQHVREVIASLNQRDTPLTLPLDIRGTAFQQQVWQALRTIPCGETVSYQQLANAIGKPKAVRAVASACAANKLAIVIPCHRVVRGDGTLSGYRWGVSRKAQLLRREAENEER; encoded by the coding sequence ATGAAAAACGCCACATGCTTAACTGACGATCAACGCTGGCAATCTGTCTTAGCCCGCGATCCGAACGCCGACGGCGAATTCGTTTTCGCCGTGCGGACCACGGGTATCTTTTGCCGACCGTCTTGCCGTGCCAGACATGCCTTGCGGGAAAACGTCTCCTTCTACGTAAATGCCAGCGAGGCGCTTACCGCTGGCTTTCGCCCCTGCAAACGTTGTCAGCCAGACAAAGCCAATCCCCGGCAACATCGCCTTGATAAAATTACCCACGCCTGCCGACTGCTGGAACAGGAAACGCCTGTAACGCTGGAAGCCTTAGCCGACCAGGTGGCGATGAGTCCGTTCCATCTGCATCGGTTGTTTAAAGCGACTACCGGAATGACGCCTAAAGCCTGGCAACAGGCCTGGCGCGCTCGCCGTTTGCGTGAATCGCTGGCGAAAGGGGAGAGCGTGACGACGTCTATTCTTAACGCCGGATTTCCCGACAGCAGCAGTTACTACCGCAAAGCTGACGAAACGCTGGGCATGACGGCTAAACAATTCCGTCATGGTGGCGAAAATCTGGCGGTGCGTTACGCGCTGGCTGATTGTGAGCTGGGCCGTTGCCTGGTGGCAGAAAGCGAGCGGGGGATTTGCGCGATATTGCTGGGCGATGATGACGCGACGCTAATCAGCGAGTTGCAGCAGATGTTTCCCGCTGCCGACAACGCGCCTGCCGATCTGACGTTTCAGCAACATGTGCGTGAAGTGATCGCCAGCCTCAATCAACGCGATACGCCGCTGACGTTACCGCTGGACATTCGCGGCACTGCTTTTCAGCAACAAGTCTGGCAGGCACTGCGCACGATACCTTGTGGTGAAACCGTCAGTTATCAGCAACTGGCGAACGCCATCGGCAAACCGAAAGCGGTACGGGCCGTTGCCAGCGCCTGTGCAGCCAACAAGCTCGCTATCGTAATACCCTGTCATCGGGTTGTCCGTGGTGATGGCACACTTTCCGGTTACCGCTGGGGCGTGTCGCGCAAAGCGCAACTGCTGCGCCGTGAAGCTGAAAATGAGGAGAGGTAA
- the alkB gene encoding DNA oxidative demethylase AlkB: MLDLFADAEPWQEPLAAGAVILHRFAFNAAEQLIRDINDVASQSPFRQMVTPGGYTMSVAMTNCGHLGWTTNRQGYLYSPIDPQTNKPWPAMPQSFHDLCQRAATAAGYPDFQPDACLINRYAPGAKLSLHQDKDEPDLRAPIVSVSLGLPAIFQFGGLKRNDPLKRLLLEHGDVVVWGGESRLFYHGIQPLKAGFHPLTADCRYNLTFRQAGKKE, translated from the coding sequence ATGTTGGATCTGTTTGCCGATGCTGAACCGTGGCAAGAACCACTGGCGGCTGGAGCGGTGATTTTGCACCGTTTTGCTTTTAACGCTGCGGAGCAACTGATCCGCGATATTAATGACGTTGCCAGCCAGTCGCCGTTTCGCCAGATGGTCACCCCCGGGGGATATACCATGTCGGTGGCAATGACCAACTGTGGGCATCTGGGCTGGACGACCAATCGGCAGGGTTATCTCTATTCGCCCATTGATCCGCAAACAAATAAACCGTGGCCCGCCATGCCGCAGAGTTTTCATGATTTATGTCAACGTGCGGCGACGGCGGCGGGCTATCCAGATTTCCAACCTGATGCCTGTCTGATCAACCGCTATGCTCCTGGCGCGAAACTGTCGCTGCATCAGGATAAAGACGAACCGGATCTGCGCGCGCCGATTGTTTCTGTTTCTCTGGGCTTACCCGCGATTTTTCAATTTGGTGGCCTGAAACGAAATGATCCGCTCAAACGTTTATTGCTGGAACATGGCGATGTGGTGGTATGGGGCGGTGAATCGCGGCTGTTTTATCACGGCATTCAACCGTTGAAAGCGGGCTTTCATCCACTCACCGCCGACTGCCGCTACAACCTGACATTCCGTCAGGCAGGTAAAAAAGAATAA